The following proteins are co-located in the Castanea sativa cultivar Marrone di Chiusa Pesio chromosome 8, ASM4071231v1 genome:
- the LOC142605886 gene encoding uncharacterized protein LOC142605886: protein MYFDEAVNQYGNGIGILLITLEGFHIPLAIKLNFEATNYMAEYEACIAKMEALRELRVKEAEVFEDSTLVIAQAQKLWKVKEEHLKPYQQYLEDLTMTFNKIEYVIIPIAQSQFVDALPTLASMVEILAGAWT, encoded by the coding sequence ATGTACTTTGACGAAGCCGTAAACCAATATGGGAATGGGATAGGAATACTTTTGATCACTCTCGAGGGATTTCACATACCTTTGGCAATCAAGTTGAACTTTGAAGCAACTAATTACATGGCTGAATATGAGGCTTGTATTGCCAAAATGGAAGCTCTTAGAGAATTAAGGGTAAAGGAGGCTGAAGTCTTTGAAGATTCAACTTTGGTTATAGCCCAAGCACAAAAGTTGTGGAAGGTGAAGGAGGAACACTTAAAGCCTTATCAGCAATACTTGGAGGACTTGACCATGACCTTTAACAAGATTGAATATGTAATCATCCCTATAGCTCAAAGTCAATTTGTGGATGCCTTACCTACCTTAGCCTCCATGGTTGAAATACTCGCGGGAGCATGGACATGA
- the LOC142608059 gene encoding uncharacterized protein LOC142608059, translating into MWQQALVCNCNYFNSSSKPSSLPVPLLLSFHSHSQNLAKPPRRRRRSLNATPLIVSNDDYVVRTSTVCHASRRKTNVTATSSSEDEDDNLRRVLQILLWVAEGVYILYLFLLPYAPGDPVWAISSDTINSLVGLSLNFFFILPLMNSVGIRLIDAPVLHPISEGLFNFVIGWTFMFAPLLFTDRKRDRYKGSLDVLWGLQMFLTNTFLIPYMAIRLNEADSDYPPRERSQLGSVMTNGAPIVGLIGGAMCLISGLWALFGRMDGNFGSIGERWNFLISYLGSERLAYAFIWDICFYIIFQPWLIGDNLQNVQKSKTDIVNYLRFVPVVGLIAYLLCLNVDDEL; encoded by the exons ATGTGGCAACAAGCTCTGGTCTGCAACTGCAACTACTTCAACTCATCATCAAAACCTTCTTCACTTCCAGTTCCACTATTATTATCATTTCATTCTCATTCCCAAAATTTGGCCAAACCACcgaggagaaggagaaggagttTGAACGCAACGCCACTCATCGTCTCCAATGATGATTATGTTGTTAGGACCAGTACTGTGTGCCACGCGTCACGCCGCAAGACTAACGTTACTGCCACGTCATCCTCCGAAGACGAAGACGACAATCTAAGACGCGTGCTGCAAATCCTTCTGTGGGTTGCTGAGGGAGTTTACATTCTCTACCTCTTCTTGCTTCCTTACGCCCCG GGAGATCCTGTATGGGCCATCAGTTCAGACACAATAAACTCTCTTGTTGGACTTTCTCTCAATTTCTTCTTTATCTTGCCTCTTATGAACTCTG TTGGCATTCGTCTAATTGATGCCCCAGTTCTTCACCCG ATATCTGAAGGATTATTCAATTTTGTCATTGGGTGGACGTTCATGTTTGCTCCTTTGCTTTTCACGGATCGTAAGAGGGACAGATACAAGGGATCTCTGGATGTCCTATGGGGCCTGCAGATGTTCCTCACAAACA CATTCTTAATACCTTACATGGCTATCCGGCTGAATGAGGCAGATTCAGACTACCCTCCAAGGGAGCGCTCACAACTTGGATCTGTGATGACCAACGGTGCACCCATTGTTGGACTAATTGGTGGGGCCATGTGTCTCATATCTGGATTGTGGGCACTTTTTGGTAGAATGGATGGAAATTTTGGGAGCATAGGAGAGAGATGGAACTTCTTGATCAGCTATCTAGGATCCGAGAGGCTGGCTTATGCGTTCATTTGGGATATATGCTTTTACATAATTTTCCAGCCTTGGTTGATAGGTGACAACCTTCAAAATGTTCAGAAAAGCAAGACTGACATAGTAAACTATCTTAGATTTGTACCTGTGGTTGGCTTAATAGCTTACCTTCTCTGTTTGAATGTTGATGATGAACTGTAG